A genomic stretch from Antarcticibacterium flavum includes:
- a CDS encoding thioredoxin family protein, with the protein MKGLLAIFTFLIGLSFTQAQEINWMSMNEALEAQKKQPRKILMDAYTTWCGPCKLMDQKTFTNKDVVNYVNKHFYAVKFNAEGTEEVQYKDFNYTNPNYDPNRKGRNSQHFFANALKITGYPSLVFFDEESNVIAPIMGYRTPEQLEIYLKMIAKDDYKNLTTAEAWQKYEKGFKGSFKN; encoded by the coding sequence ATGAAAGGATTACTGGCCATTTTCACATTCCTTATCGGTTTAAGCTTTACCCAGGCACAGGAAATCAACTGGATGTCCATGAATGAAGCACTGGAAGCTCAGAAAAAGCAGCCCAGGAAGATCCTTATGGATGCCTATACCACCTGGTGTGGCCCGTGTAAATTAATGGATCAAAAGACCTTTACCAATAAAGATGTGGTGAATTATGTGAATAAGCATTTTTATGCGGTAAAATTCAATGCTGAAGGTACCGAGGAGGTACAATATAAAGATTTTAACTATACCAATCCCAATTACGACCCTAACCGGAAGGGGAGAAACAGTCAGCACTTTTTTGCCAACGCACTGAAGATTACCGGTTACCCCAGCCTGGTGTTCTTTGACGAGGAGAGCAATGTGATAGCGCCCATTATGGGTTACCGTACCCCCGAACAACTGGAGATATATTTAAAGATGATCGCAAAAGACGATTATAAAAATCTGACTACAGCAGAAGCCTGGCAAAAATATGAGAAAGGCTTTAAGGGCAGTTTTAAAAATTAA